A single window of Pontibacillus chungwhensis DNA harbors:
- a CDS encoding sunset domain-containing protein, with protein sequence MKRFGVLLAYLAVIASGIMWALLIVNPSHRNKRLRSAPRTVQAPTIQKKPSHRESDETELVEFAEAEEFKSSEEKDEFKSLAETVESGKAELKESELFTETRERIREELRSEVETSEIDRSLNPQPIKGNQNAKGEKIYHMPGGQYYNRVKAIEMFNTPSEAEAAGYRKSRR encoded by the coding sequence ATGAAAAGATTCGGTGTTTTACTCGCTTACTTAGCCGTAATCGCAAGTGGAATCATGTGGGCTTTGCTTATCGTGAATCCGTCTCATCGCAATAAGCGGCTTCGTTCCGCACCTCGCACTGTTCAAGCCCCTACGATCCAGAAAAAGCCAAGCCACAGAGAATCAGATGAGACCGAGTTAGTTGAGTTTGCAGAGGCAGAAGAGTTTAAAAGTTCAGAAGAGAAAGACGAGTTTAAGAGTCTAGCAGAGACAGTTGAGTCAGGAAAGGCAGAACTTAAAGAGAGTGAGCTATTCACAGAGACGAGAGAACGCATTAGAGAAGAGCTGAGATCTGAAGTTGAGACGAGCGAGATTGATCGCTCCCTTAACCCGCAACCCATAAAAGGTAATCAAAATGCTAAAGGAGAAAAAATCTATCATATGCCTGGCGGTCAATATTATAACCGTGTAAAGGCTATTGAAATGTTTAACACCCCTTCAGAAGCAGAAGCAGCAGGATACCGAAAATCACGACGTTAA
- a CDS encoding uracil-DNA glycosylase translates to MFPDHLKKLGEKRIQPYQTEGFVPGKGPKHAEIMVIGEAPGRNEVEQGVPFIGQAGEKLTEFFESIGVDREELYITSVVRSRPYKVVETTDRKGNPTTKTPNRTPNQKEILAHAPLLDYQIDEMNPKILITLGNIALRRLIGKDYKISDVHGTVLNQPIYKWTGEENESYELTEESYTIFPMYHPAAVLYNGSLRDTIYQDFENLKQWLNR, encoded by the coding sequence ATGTTTCCAGACCATTTGAAAAAACTAGGGGAAAAGAGAATTCAACCTTACCAAACAGAGGGATTTGTGCCCGGTAAAGGACCTAAGCATGCTGAGATTATGGTGATTGGAGAAGCCCCAGGAAGAAATGAAGTAGAACAAGGGGTTCCCTTTATCGGACAAGCGGGCGAGAAGCTAACTGAATTCTTTGAATCGATTGGCGTAGATCGCGAAGAGCTTTATATAACAAGTGTTGTCCGTAGTCGCCCTTATAAAGTGGTTGAAACAACAGACCGAAAAGGTAACCCTACTACCAAAACACCGAATCGAACGCCAAATCAAAAAGAAATACTTGCCCATGCCCCGCTCCTTGATTATCAGATTGATGAAATGAACCCCAAGATCTTAATTACACTTGGGAACATTGCATTAAGGCGCTTAATCGGAAAAGATTATAAGATTTCTGACGTTCATGGCACTGTCTTAAACCAACCTATTTACAAATGGACCGGAGAAGAAAACGAGTCTTATGAGCTCACAGAAGAATCCTATACGATCTTCCCGATGTACCACCCAGCAGCGGTCCTCTACAACGGCTCCTTGAGAGACACCATCTATCAAGACTTCGAAAACCTCAAACAATGGCTAAACCGCTAA